A genomic window from Salvelinus namaycush isolate Seneca chromosome 5, SaNama_1.0, whole genome shotgun sequence includes:
- the LOC120048160 gene encoding V-type proton ATPase 116 kDa subunit a3-like isoform X2, with protein MGSMFRSEEVCLVQLFLQSGSAYNCVSELGELGLVEFRDLNPNVNSFQRKFVGEVRRCQELEKTFTFLEQELNRSLLPPFHGPTPCPTPSAPQPRELLTIEEESERLARELKEVSRNRDGLRAQLIQLSQYKGVLTQTHSLTASQAPPPLRETVGILEPNRQDVHLRFVAGVVHPWKVPSFERLLWRACRGYIVVDFREMEEQLEHPDTGEMVQWTVFLISYWGDQIGQKVKKICDCFHTQVFAYPDSPTEREEILQGLQGRIEDIKSVLFQTEQFLQQMLVRAVAVLPQWKVQVQKSKAVQAVLNLCSPSVTNKCLIAEAWCPVSKLPELQSALREGGKKSGSGVDSFYNRLPCSTPPPTLFPTNSFTAGFQNIVDAYGVASYREVNPAVYTIITFPFLFAVMFGDVGHGLLMSLAALWMVLEEKDPKLRNNTNEIWRMMFGGRYLILLMGLFSVYTGAIYNECFSRGLSPFSSGWHVGPMFENGEWNPTTVKDNNFLSLDPNITGVFTGPYPFGIDPVWGMSNNHLTFLNSYKMKMSVIIGVIHMTFGVCLAFFNYIHFNQLSSVFLVLIPELFFMLCLFGYLVFMVIFKWLAFDTTHSNSAPSILIHFIDMFLFAENKDNPPLYGGQVVVQKVLVVLALCSVPVLLLGKPIHQYITHKRKHRHMAGDRRPLLAENNSINAHQGEDFDAADAFMHQAIHTIEYCLGCISNTASYLRLWALSLAHAQLSEVLWVMVLHNALTWQGNMGSVILFLFFLAFAVLTVSVLLVMEGLSAFLHALRLHWVEFQNKFYSGTGYKLNPFSFSSIIHASSAL; from the exons ATGGGTTCTATGTTCCGTAGTGAGGAGGTATGCCTGGTGCAGCTCTTCCTCCAGTCTGGTTCGGCCTATAACTGTGTCAGTGAACTGGGAGAACTGGGCCTGGTCGAGTTCAGAGAC TTGAACCCCAATGTCAACtccttccagaggaagtttgtgGGGGAGGTGAGACGATGTCAGGAACTGGAGAAAACCTTCA CGTTCCTGGAGCAGGAGCTCAATAGGTCCCTGTTGCCCCCCTTCCATGGCCCGACCCCCTGCCCGACCCCCTCGGCCCCCCAGCCCAGAGAGTTGCTCACCATtgaggaggagagtgagaggcTGGCCAGGGAGCTCAAAGAGGTGTCCAGGAACAGAGACGGTCTCAGAGCCCAGCTGATCCAGCTCAGCCAGTACAAAGGAGTTCTCACCCAGACCCACTCCCTCACCGCCTCACAG GCTCCACCTCCTCTACGTGAAACAGTAGGCATATTGGAGCCTAACCGACAGGATGTCCACCTCCG TTTTGTGGCTGGTGTGGTCCACCCCTGGAAAGTCCCATCATTTGAGCGGTTGCTATGGCGAGCATGCCGCGGTTACATCGTCGTGGACttcagagagatggaggagcagCTGGAGCATCCTGACAcg GGGGAGATGGTGCAGTGGACAGTGTTCCTCATATCCTACTGGGGAGATCAGATCGGACAGAAGGTCAAGAAGATCTGTGATTG CTTCCACACGCAGGTGTTTGCATATCCTGACAGCCCcacggagagagaggagattcTCCAGGGACTGCAGGGCAGAATTGAAGACATCAAATCA GTCCTCTTTCAGACAGAGCAGTTCCTCCAGCAGATGTTGGTGCGTGCAGTAGCGGTGTTGCCCCAGTGGAAGGTACAGGTCCAGAAGTCTAAGGCAGTCCAGGCCGTACTGAACCTCTGCAGCCCCTCCGTCACCAACAAGTGTCTGATCGCTGAAGCCTGGTGTCCCGTCAGCAAGCTGCCCGAGCTACAGAGCGCCCTGAGGGAAGGAGGG AAGAAGAGTGGCAGCGGGGTGGACTCGTTCTACAACCGCCTCCCCTGCTCCACGCCTCCTCCTACCCTGTTTCCCACCAACTCCTTCACTGCAGGCTTCCAGAACATTGTAGACGCCTACGGAGTGGCCAGTTACCGCGAGGTCAACCCAG cgGTGTACACCATCATCACGTTCCCCTTCCTGTTTGCCGTGATGTTTGGGGATGTGGGTCACGGTCTGCTGATGTCCCTGGCTGCCCTCTGGATGGTTCTGGAGGAGAAGGACCCCAAACTCAGGAACAACACTAATgag aTCTGGCGGATGATGTTTGGAGGACGTTATCTGATCCTGTTGATGGGACTGTTCTCTGTCTACACTGGGGCCATCTACAACGAGTGTTTTAGCAGAGGACTCAGCCCCTTCAGCTCCGGCTGGCATGTAGGACCCATGTTTGAGAACGGAGAGTGGaa TCCAACAACTGTTAAAGACAACAACTTCCTGTCCCTGGACCCTAACATCACTGGGGTTTTTACTGGACCCTATCCCTTTGGCATCGACCCA GTCTGGGGTATGTCCAACAACCACCTGACGTTCCTCAACTCCTACAAGATGAAGATGTCTGTCATTATCGGGGTCATCCACATGACCTTCGGAGTCTGTCTGGCCTTCTTCAACTACAT ACACTTTAACCAGTTGAGCAGTGTGTTCCTGGTACTGATCCCAGAGCTGTTCTTCATGCTGTGTCTGTTTGGTTACCTGGTCTTCATGGTCATCTTCAAGTGGCTGGCCTTCGACACGACCCACTCTAACTCCGCCCCCAGCATCCTCATCCACTTCATAGACATGTTCCTATTCGCTGAGAACAAGGACAACCCGCCCCTCTACGGAGGACAG gtgGTGGTGCAGAAGGTTCTGGTGGTACTGGCACTGTGTTCTGTTCCAGTCCTGCTGCTGGGGAAACCCATCCATCAATACATCACACACAAGAGGAAGCACCGGCACATG GCAGGAGACAGACGACCTCTGTTGGCTGAGAACAATTCCATCAATGCTCATCAGGGAGAG GATTTTGACGCTGCTGATGCGTTCATGCACCAGGCCATCCACACCATAGAGTACTGTCTAGgctgcatctccaacacagcctCCTACCTACGACTGTGGGCCCTCAGCCTTGCACACGCAC AGCTTTCGGAGGTGCTCTGGGTGATGGTGCTGCATAACGCCCTGACCTGGCAAGGCAACATGGGATCTGTGATCCTGTTTCTATTCTTCCTCGCCTTCGCGGTGCTGACAGTCTCGGTCCTGCTGGTCATGGAGGGCCTGTCTGCCTTCCTGCATGCCCTGCGTCTGCACTG GGTGGAGTTCCAGAATAAATTCTACAGTGGAACTGGCTACAAGCTGaatcctttctccttctcttccaTAATCCACGCCTCGTCCGCTCTGTGA
- the LOC120048160 gene encoding V-type proton ATPase 116 kDa subunit a3-like isoform X1, whose product MGSMFRSEEVCLVQLFLQSGSAYNCVSELGELGLVEFRDLNPNVNSFQRKFVGEVRRCQELEKTFTFLEQELNRSLLPPFHGPTPCPTPSAPQPRELLTIEEESERLARELKEVSRNRDGLRAQLIQLSQYKGVLTQTHSLTASQAPPPLRETVGILEPNRQDVHLRFVAGVVHPWKVPSFERLLWRACRGYIVVDFREMEEQLEHPDTGEMVQWTVFLISYWGDQIGQKVKKICDCFHTQVFAYPDSPTEREEILQGLQGRIEDIKSVLFQTEQFLQQMLVRAVAVLPQWKVQVQKSKAVQAVLNLCSPSVTNKCLIAEAWCPVSKLPELQSALREGGKKSGSGVDSFYNRLPCSTPPPTLFPTNSFTAGFQNIVDAYGVASYREVNPAVYTIITFPFLFAVMFGDVGHGLLMSLAALWMVLEEKDPKLRNNTNEIWRMMFGGRYLILLMGLFSVYTGAIYNECFSRGLSPFSSGWHVGPMFENGEWNPTTVKDNNFLSLDPNITGVFTGPYPFGIDPVWGMSNNHLTFLNSYKMKMSVIIGVIHMTFGVCLAFFNYIHFNQLSSVFLVLIPELFFMLCLFGYLVFMVIFKWLAFDTTHSNSAPSILIHFIDMFLFAENKDNPPLYGGQVVVQKVLVVLALCSVPVLLLGKPIHQYITHKRKHRHMAGDRRPLLAENNSINAHQGEVGSHREEEVDFDAADAFMHQAIHTIEYCLGCISNTASYLRLWALSLAHAQLSEVLWVMVLHNALTWQGNMGSVILFLFFLAFAVLTVSVLLVMEGLSAFLHALRLHWVEFQNKFYSGTGYKLNPFSFSSIIHASSAL is encoded by the exons ATGGGTTCTATGTTCCGTAGTGAGGAGGTATGCCTGGTGCAGCTCTTCCTCCAGTCTGGTTCGGCCTATAACTGTGTCAGTGAACTGGGAGAACTGGGCCTGGTCGAGTTCAGAGAC TTGAACCCCAATGTCAACtccttccagaggaagtttgtgGGGGAGGTGAGACGATGTCAGGAACTGGAGAAAACCTTCA CGTTCCTGGAGCAGGAGCTCAATAGGTCCCTGTTGCCCCCCTTCCATGGCCCGACCCCCTGCCCGACCCCCTCGGCCCCCCAGCCCAGAGAGTTGCTCACCATtgaggaggagagtgagaggcTGGCCAGGGAGCTCAAAGAGGTGTCCAGGAACAGAGACGGTCTCAGAGCCCAGCTGATCCAGCTCAGCCAGTACAAAGGAGTTCTCACCCAGACCCACTCCCTCACCGCCTCACAG GCTCCACCTCCTCTACGTGAAACAGTAGGCATATTGGAGCCTAACCGACAGGATGTCCACCTCCG TTTTGTGGCTGGTGTGGTCCACCCCTGGAAAGTCCCATCATTTGAGCGGTTGCTATGGCGAGCATGCCGCGGTTACATCGTCGTGGACttcagagagatggaggagcagCTGGAGCATCCTGACAcg GGGGAGATGGTGCAGTGGACAGTGTTCCTCATATCCTACTGGGGAGATCAGATCGGACAGAAGGTCAAGAAGATCTGTGATTG CTTCCACACGCAGGTGTTTGCATATCCTGACAGCCCcacggagagagaggagattcTCCAGGGACTGCAGGGCAGAATTGAAGACATCAAATCA GTCCTCTTTCAGACAGAGCAGTTCCTCCAGCAGATGTTGGTGCGTGCAGTAGCGGTGTTGCCCCAGTGGAAGGTACAGGTCCAGAAGTCTAAGGCAGTCCAGGCCGTACTGAACCTCTGCAGCCCCTCCGTCACCAACAAGTGTCTGATCGCTGAAGCCTGGTGTCCCGTCAGCAAGCTGCCCGAGCTACAGAGCGCCCTGAGGGAAGGAGGG AAGAAGAGTGGCAGCGGGGTGGACTCGTTCTACAACCGCCTCCCCTGCTCCACGCCTCCTCCTACCCTGTTTCCCACCAACTCCTTCACTGCAGGCTTCCAGAACATTGTAGACGCCTACGGAGTGGCCAGTTACCGCGAGGTCAACCCAG cgGTGTACACCATCATCACGTTCCCCTTCCTGTTTGCCGTGATGTTTGGGGATGTGGGTCACGGTCTGCTGATGTCCCTGGCTGCCCTCTGGATGGTTCTGGAGGAGAAGGACCCCAAACTCAGGAACAACACTAATgag aTCTGGCGGATGATGTTTGGAGGACGTTATCTGATCCTGTTGATGGGACTGTTCTCTGTCTACACTGGGGCCATCTACAACGAGTGTTTTAGCAGAGGACTCAGCCCCTTCAGCTCCGGCTGGCATGTAGGACCCATGTTTGAGAACGGAGAGTGGaa TCCAACAACTGTTAAAGACAACAACTTCCTGTCCCTGGACCCTAACATCACTGGGGTTTTTACTGGACCCTATCCCTTTGGCATCGACCCA GTCTGGGGTATGTCCAACAACCACCTGACGTTCCTCAACTCCTACAAGATGAAGATGTCTGTCATTATCGGGGTCATCCACATGACCTTCGGAGTCTGTCTGGCCTTCTTCAACTACAT ACACTTTAACCAGTTGAGCAGTGTGTTCCTGGTACTGATCCCAGAGCTGTTCTTCATGCTGTGTCTGTTTGGTTACCTGGTCTTCATGGTCATCTTCAAGTGGCTGGCCTTCGACACGACCCACTCTAACTCCGCCCCCAGCATCCTCATCCACTTCATAGACATGTTCCTATTCGCTGAGAACAAGGACAACCCGCCCCTCTACGGAGGACAG gtgGTGGTGCAGAAGGTTCTGGTGGTACTGGCACTGTGTTCTGTTCCAGTCCTGCTGCTGGGGAAACCCATCCATCAATACATCACACACAAGAGGAAGCACCGGCACATG GCAGGAGACAGACGACCTCTGTTGGCTGAGAACAATTCCATCAATGCTCATCAGGGAGAGGTGGGGAGtcacagagaggaggaggtg GATTTTGACGCTGCTGATGCGTTCATGCACCAGGCCATCCACACCATAGAGTACTGTCTAGgctgcatctccaacacagcctCCTACCTACGACTGTGGGCCCTCAGCCTTGCACACGCAC AGCTTTCGGAGGTGCTCTGGGTGATGGTGCTGCATAACGCCCTGACCTGGCAAGGCAACATGGGATCTGTGATCCTGTTTCTATTCTTCCTCGCCTTCGCGGTGCTGACAGTCTCGGTCCTGCTGGTCATGGAGGGCCTGTCTGCCTTCCTGCATGCCCTGCGTCTGCACTG GGTGGAGTTCCAGAATAAATTCTACAGTGGAACTGGCTACAAGCTGaatcctttctccttctcttccaTAATCCACGCCTCGTCCGCTCTGTGA